From the SAR202 cluster bacterium genome, one window contains:
- the rpmJ gene encoding 50S ribosomal protein L36, producing the protein MKIRASVKKRCDKCKIIKRNNVVQVICSTTPRHKQKQG; encoded by the coding sequence ATAAGAGCTTCTGTAAAAAAAAGATGTGACAAGTGCAAAATAATTAAAAGAAATAATGTTGTACAAGTTATTTGTTCAACAACACCTAGGCATAAACAAAAACAAGGTTAA